The following proteins are co-located in the Vigna unguiculata cultivar IT97K-499-35 chromosome 9, ASM411807v1, whole genome shotgun sequence genome:
- the LOC114163916 gene encoding calcium-transporting ATPase 3, endoplasmic reticulum-type isoform X3, producing MWLDTGRTNVHLGCFRSVDSNFFGCFSILPATELVPGDIVEVSVGCKIPADMRMIEMLSNQVRVDQAILTGESSSVEKELKITTTSNAVYQDKTNILFSGTVVVAGRARAVVVGVGPNTAMGSIRDSMLRTEDEATPLKKKLDEFGTFLAKVIAGICVLVWIVNIGHFRDPSHGGFLSGAIHYFKIAVALAVAAIPEGLPAVVTTCLALGTKRMARLNAIVRSLPSVETLGCTTVICSDKTGTLTTNIMSVAKVQDDTKLLFTLLSNVCVVESANRGPVVSEYSVSGTTYAPEGIIFDSTGMQLDFPAELPCLLHMAMCSALCNESTLQYNPDKGNYEKIGESTEVALRVLAEKVGLPGFNSMPSALNMLTKHERASYCNHYWEEQFRKIHVLEFSRDRKMMSVLCSRNQMHILFSKGAPESIISRCSTILCNSDGSIVPLTADIRAELDSRFNSFAGKETLRCLALALKWMPSIQQSLSFDDEKDLTFIGLVGMLDPPRDEVRNAMLSCMTAGIRVIVVTGDNKSTAESLCRKIGAFDQLIDFSEHSYTASEFEELPPLQQTIALQRMALFTRVEPSHKRILVEALQHQNEVVAMTGDGVNDAPALKKADIGIAMGSGTAVAKSASDMVLADDNFASIVAAVAEGRAIYNNTKQFIRYMISSNIGEVVCIFVAAVLGIPDTLAPVQLLWVNLVTDGLPATAIGFNKQDSDVMRAKPRKVNEAVVSGWLFFRYLVIGAYVGLATVAGFIWWFVYSDGGPKLPYTELMNFDTCPTRETTYPCSIFDDRHPSTVSMTVLVVVEMFNALNNLSENQSLLVIPPWSNMWLVASIIITMLLHILILYVHPLSILFSVTPLSWADWTVVLYLSLPVIVIDEVLKFFSRNPVGFRFRLWFRRSDLLPKKDLHEK from the exons ATGTGGCTGGATACGGGGAG GACAAATGTTCATCTTGGCTGTTTTCGCTCTGTTGATTCCAACTTTTTTG GTTGTTTTTCCATACTTCCTGCAACCGAACTTGTTCCTGGGGATATTGTGGAGGTTTCTG TGGGCTGCAAAATTCCTGCTGATATGAGGATGATTGAGATGCTAAGTAATCAAGTGCGTGTTGATCAAGCTATTCTTACAG GTGAGAGCAGCTCCGTGGAGAAAGAGCTGAAAATAACCACAACTTCAAATGCTGTATACCAAGACAAAACAAATATTCTGTTCTCG GGTACGGTTGTAGTTGCTGGTAGGGCGAGAGCTGTTGTGGTGGGAGTTGGTCCTAATACGGCCATGGGCAGCATACGAGATTCAATGTTGCGAACAGAGGAT GAGGCAACACCATTGAAAAAGAAGCTGGACGAGTTTGGGACCTTTTTGGCCAAG GTTATAGCAGGGATTTGTGTTTTGGTGTGGATTGTAAATATTGGTCACTTCCGTGACCCTTCTCACGGTGGTTTCTTGAGTGGtgcaattcattattttaag ATTGCAGTTGCTCTGGCAGTTGCAGCAATTCCAGAAGGGCTGCCTGCAGTTGTGACAAC gTGTTTGGCTCTTGGGACAAAGCGTATGGCTAGGTTGAATGCCATTGTTCGCTCCTTGCCATCGGTCGAGACATTGGGTTGCACAACTGTTATTTGCAGTGACAAAACTGGGACGCTAACTACTAACATAATGTCAGTTGCGAAG GTTCAGGATGATACAAAATTGTTATTCACGTTGCTTTCCAAT GTATGTGTTGTTGAATCTGCAAATCGTGGCCCTGTTGTTTCTGAATACAGTGTCAGTGGAACAACATATGCACCTGAAGGAATAATATTTGACAGTACAGGGATGCAG CTTGACTTTCCTGCTGAATTGCCTTGTCTTCTTCACATGGCAATGTGTTCTGCTCTTTGCAATGAATCAACCCTGCAGTATAATCCTGATAAAGggaattatgaaaaaattggtGAGTCAACTGAAGTGGCACTACGTGTCTTGGCAGAAAAG GTTGGTCTCCCTGGTTTCAATTCCATGCCATCAGCCTTGAATATGTTGACTAAGCATGAACGTGCTTCTTACTGTAACCATTATTGGGAGGAACAATTTAGAAAG ATACATGTTTTGGAGTTTTCTCGAGATCGGAAAATGATGAGTGTGCTTTGCAGCCGGAACCAGATGCATATTTTGTTCTCAAAAGGTGCCCCAGAAAGTATAATATCTAGATGTTCAACCATTCTGTGCAACAGTGATGGTTCTATTGTGCCACTTACTGCTGATATTCGAGCAGAGCTCGACTCAagattcaacag TTTTGCAGGAAAAGAAACATTAAGATGCCTTGCTTTGGCCCTGAAATGGATGCCCTCAATTCAACAGTCATTGTCCTTTGATGATGAGAAGGATCTTACATTTATTGGGTTG GTTGGGATGCTGGATCCTCCACGAGATGAAGTAAGAAATGCAATGCTTTCGTGTATGACTGCTGGCATCCGTGTTATTGTCGTCACTGGGGATAACAAG TCCACTGCTGAGTCACTTTGCCGCAAGATAGGTGCTTTTGACCAATTGATAGATTTTTCTGAACATTCTTACACTGCTTCTGAGTTTGAAGAACTTCCACCACTGCAGCAAACTATAGCATTGCAACGTATGGCACTTTTTACTAG GGTTGAGCCTTCTCATAAAAGGATCCTGGTAGAAGCATTGCAGCACCAGAATGAAGTG GTTGCAATGACGGGTGATGGAGTTAATGATGCACCAGCACTAAAGAAGGCGGATATAGGAATTGCTATGGGTTCAGGAACAGCTGTTGCCAAG AGTGCTTCAGACATGGTGCTCGCTGATGACAACTTTGCCTCTATTGTTGCG GCTGTGGCAGAGGGAAGGGCTatatacaataatacaaaacaGTTTATTCGATACATGATTTCTTCCAATATTGGCGAAGTAGTTTGTATATTTGTGGCTGCAGTGCTTGGAATACCGGATACCCTTGCCCCT GTCCAATTGCTTTGGGTCAATTTGGTTACTGACGGATTACCTGCCACTGCTATTGGCTTCAATAAACAAGACTCTGATGTGATGAGGGCTAAGCCTCGAAAG GTGAATGAAGCCGTTGTTTCTGGTTGGCTCTTCTTTCGCTATTTGGTAATAGGAG CTTATGTTGGCCTTGCTACTGTTGCTGGTTTTATTTGGTGGTTTGTTTATTCTGATGGTGGCCCTAAACTTCCATACACAGAATTG aTGAATTTTGATACCTGCCCAACCAGGGAGACAACTTATCCATGCAGTATATTTGATGATCGACATCCGTCTACTGTATCAATGACTGTGCTTGTCGTTGTTGAGATGTTCAATGCTTTGAACAATCTCAGTGAAAATCAATCTCTTCT GGTTATCCCTCCATGGAGTAACATGTGGCTTGTTGCTTCTATAATCATAACTATGCTTCTTCACATACTAATCTTATATGTTCACCCACTATCGATTCTTTTCTCt GTAACACCCTTATCTTGGGCTGACTGGACAGTTGTCCTCTATCTTTCGTTACCT GTTATAGTCATTGATGAGGTGTTGAAGTTCTTCTCCAGAAATCCCGTCG GTTTTAGATTCAGATTATGGTTCAGGAGGTCTGATTTACTTCCAAAAAAAGATTTACATGAAAAGTAA